One stretch of Gambusia affinis linkage group LG05, SWU_Gaff_1.0, whole genome shotgun sequence DNA includes these proteins:
- the fam131bb gene encoding protein FAM131B isoform X2, with protein sequence MGCIGSRRLTADSVPVQKDGEQLSMEDTTSILPRLKRNSNVYGIGALAKSSLSGVSGVSRTMKERVTKPTAMAQGRVAHMIEWQNWGMQTVGAGGIPQSRISTQEREKERRAENDAYSDLSDGEKEARFAAGILQQFAISEATLLAWSSMDGESPRSGSNQGSVAHLSEVNQESITSRDQILHQSSAEMWPHTYVSQGHYCLSSSDAWEPTHSDPSGVASPPAGSYIMGTDSYDGQAAAHFLSQQQQQQQYNLQQQSHLQQLQQIQQYQQQQLLQYQQQQALEHRLHSANHSLQATPNSTIHSLVHQVHPPLVDLWNTGQMEAYHAEAGGYMGVAAMVEAGLCVPAAEEVVGTEHSPLLEQQEEEQLKVRTKRGFTGRFSPQELMPDFI encoded by the exons CTGTCCATGGAGGACACCACATCAATCCTGCCTCGACTCAAGAGGAACTCAAATGTCTATGGCATCGGGGCTTTGGCTAAGTCTTCTCTGTCAGGTGTgtcag GAGTCAGCCGCACCATGAAGGAAAGAGTAACCAAGCCCACAGCGATGGCCCAGGGCCGTGTTGCTCACATGATCGAATGGCAAAACTGGGGCATGCAGACAGTTGGTGCAGGAGGAATCCCCCAGTCCCGCATCAGCACCCAAGAGCGGGAAAAAGAGCGGCGGGCCGAGAACGACGCCTACAGCGACCTCAGCGACGGAGAAAAGGAGGCCCGGTTTGCTGCAG gcATCCTGCAGCAATTTGCTATCTCAGAGGCAACGCTGTTGGCGTGGTCGTCGATGGACGGGGAGAGCCCCCGGTCGGGTTCAAACCAGGGCAGCGTGGCTCACCTGAGCGAGGTCAACCAGGAGAGCATCACCAGTCGAG ATCAGATATTACACCAGTCCTCAGCAGAGATGTGGCCTCACACGTACGTCTCCCAGGGCCACTACTGCCTCTCGTCCTCCGACGCCTGGGAACCGACCCACAGCGACCCTTCGGGCGTGGCGTCTCCCCCAGCTGGCTCCTACATCATGGGGACGGACAGCTACGATGGGCAGGCGGCGGCTCACTTCCtgtcccagcagcagcagcagcagcagtacaacctccagcagcagagccacctccagcagctgcagcagatccaGCAGTACCAGCAACAGCAGCTCCTGCAGTATCAGCAACAACAG GCTCTGGAGCACCGGCTGCACAGTGCCAACCACTCTCTGCAGGCGACACCCAACAGCACCATCCACAGTCTGGTTCATCAGGTCCACCCACCGCTGGTTGATCTGTGGAACACGGGGCAGATGGAGGCCTATCACGCGGAGGCCGGAGGCTACATGGGCGTAGCGGCGATGGTGGAGGCGGGCCTGTGTGTGCCGGCGGCGGAGGAGGTGGTGGGAACCGAACACTCCCCGCTactggagcagcaggaggaggagcagctcaAGGTGAGGACAAAACGTGGCTTTACGGGACGATTTTCTCCTCAGGAATTGATGCCTGACTTTATCTGA
- the fam131bb gene encoding protein FAM131B isoform X1, giving the protein MGCIGSRRLTADSVPVQKDGEQHGRSEFSWEGINLSMEDTTSILPRLKRNSNVYGIGALAKSSLSGVSGVSRTMKERVTKPTAMAQGRVAHMIEWQNWGMQTVGAGGIPQSRISTQEREKERRAENDAYSDLSDGEKEARFAAGILQQFAISEATLLAWSSMDGESPRSGSNQGSVAHLSEVNQESITSRDQILHQSSAEMWPHTYVSQGHYCLSSSDAWEPTHSDPSGVASPPAGSYIMGTDSYDGQAAAHFLSQQQQQQQYNLQQQSHLQQLQQIQQYQQQQLLQYQQQQALEHRLHSANHSLQATPNSTIHSLVHQVHPPLVDLWNTGQMEAYHAEAGGYMGVAAMVEAGLCVPAAEEVVGTEHSPLLEQQEEEQLKVRTKRGFTGRFSPQELMPDFI; this is encoded by the exons CATGGACGTTCAGAGTTTTCATGGGAAGGAATTAAT CTGTCCATGGAGGACACCACATCAATCCTGCCTCGACTCAAGAGGAACTCAAATGTCTATGGCATCGGGGCTTTGGCTAAGTCTTCTCTGTCAGGTGTgtcag GAGTCAGCCGCACCATGAAGGAAAGAGTAACCAAGCCCACAGCGATGGCCCAGGGCCGTGTTGCTCACATGATCGAATGGCAAAACTGGGGCATGCAGACAGTTGGTGCAGGAGGAATCCCCCAGTCCCGCATCAGCACCCAAGAGCGGGAAAAAGAGCGGCGGGCCGAGAACGACGCCTACAGCGACCTCAGCGACGGAGAAAAGGAGGCCCGGTTTGCTGCAG gcATCCTGCAGCAATTTGCTATCTCAGAGGCAACGCTGTTGGCGTGGTCGTCGATGGACGGGGAGAGCCCCCGGTCGGGTTCAAACCAGGGCAGCGTGGCTCACCTGAGCGAGGTCAACCAGGAGAGCATCACCAGTCGAG ATCAGATATTACACCAGTCCTCAGCAGAGATGTGGCCTCACACGTACGTCTCCCAGGGCCACTACTGCCTCTCGTCCTCCGACGCCTGGGAACCGACCCACAGCGACCCTTCGGGCGTGGCGTCTCCCCCAGCTGGCTCCTACATCATGGGGACGGACAGCTACGATGGGCAGGCGGCGGCTCACTTCCtgtcccagcagcagcagcagcagcagtacaacctccagcagcagagccacctccagcagctgcagcagatccaGCAGTACCAGCAACAGCAGCTCCTGCAGTATCAGCAACAACAG GCTCTGGAGCACCGGCTGCACAGTGCCAACCACTCTCTGCAGGCGACACCCAACAGCACCATCCACAGTCTGGTTCATCAGGTCCACCCACCGCTGGTTGATCTGTGGAACACGGGGCAGATGGAGGCCTATCACGCGGAGGCCGGAGGCTACATGGGCGTAGCGGCGATGGTGGAGGCGGGCCTGTGTGTGCCGGCGGCGGAGGAGGTGGTGGGAACCGAACACTCCCCGCTactggagcagcaggaggaggagcagctcaAGGTGAGGACAAAACGTGGCTTTACGGGACGATTTTCTCCTCAGGAATTGATGCCTGACTTTATCTGA